A section of the bacterium genome encodes:
- the cheB gene encoding chemotaxis-specific protein-glutamate methyltransferase CheB — MIKVLVTEDSSVIRSYLEHVLNNDPELTVVGTACNGLEAVEKAAELKPDVITMDIHMPGMDGFEATRKIMETNPVPIVICSASWDPTEVSKTFRSMEAGAVAALEKPRGFSHTDSDDSLRQLIDTVKAMSSVKVVRRWARLRKKETVITSHHVHTGHKKRSGRKTYKIVAVGSSTGGPLALQSLLSNIDRDFPVPIVIVQHIAPGFLTGLADWLGKTTKYDVKIAENNENILPRKAYLAPDRFHMLITKDFKVKLISGESRDRLCPSVAHLFKSIGDEFGMSGVGVLLTGMGRDGAAELKEMHDKGALTFAQDEDSCIVFGMPGEAVALGAADKVLPCPDIAEELNKMLIDNDAEFRDKEKKRVITHTNQ; from the coding sequence ATGATTAAAGTTCTTGTCACAGAAGATTCCTCTGTTATAAGAAGTTATCTCGAACATGTACTCAACAATGATCCTGAACTGACTGTTGTGGGAACTGCATGTAACGGGCTTGAAGCAGTTGAAAAGGCTGCTGAATTAAAGCCTGATGTTATTACAATGGATATTCACATGCCGGGAATGGACGGATTTGAAGCTACAAGAAAAATTATGGAAACAAATCCTGTCCCGATTGTTATATGCAGTGCAAGCTGGGATCCCACTGAAGTTAGTAAAACTTTTCGGTCAATGGAAGCGGGAGCAGTTGCAGCCCTGGAAAAACCGAGAGGATTTTCTCATACTGACAGTGACGATTCCCTGCGTCAGCTTATAGATACCGTAAAAGCAATGTCAAGTGTCAAAGTCGTAAGGAGATGGGCACGTTTAAGAAAGAAAGAAACGGTTATTACTTCGCATCATGTGCATACAGGGCATAAAAAAAGAAGCGGGCGGAAAACTTACAAAATAGTTGCCGTGGGATCTTCAACAGGTGGGCCTCTTGCACTTCAGAGTTTGCTTTCAAACATAGACAGAGACTTTCCTGTCCCAATAGTAATTGTTCAGCACATTGCACCGGGGTTTCTTACAGGGCTTGCAGACTGGCTTGGAAAGACAACAAAGTACGATGTGAAAATAGCTGAAAATAATGAAAATATTTTACCTCGGAAAGCATATCTTGCTCCTGACAGATTTCATATGCTGATAACAAAAGATTTTAAAGTAAAGCTGATAAGCGGAGAAAGCAGAGATCGGCTTTGCCCGTCAGTAGCTCATTTGTTTAAATCTATAGGAGATGAATTCGGAATGTCAGGTGTAGGTGTTTTATTAACCGGGATGGGTAGAGACGGAGCTGCAGAATTAAAAGAAATGCATGATAAGGGGGCCCTTACCTTTGCACAGGACGAGGATAGCTGTATTGTATTCGGAATGCCGGGTGAAGCTGTAGCTCTCGGCGCAGCTGACAAGGTGCTTCCGTGCCCGGATATAGCTGAAGAACTTAATAAAATGTTGATAGATAATGATGCGGAATTCAGGGATAAAGAGAAAAAAAGAGTTATAACTCATACTAATCAGTGA
- a CDS encoding Hpt domain-containing protein — MQISDPEFFKQILEMFRMEAQEHLETISSGVSKLKQGVTGLERKEVVETIFRAAHSLKGAARTVGITDLEEIGQEFEKIFSMLKQKESMLTDDTFEIFDIAENQLGLLIKSVDKEGKVLGDKSELVRLISQIHERILLQNA, encoded by the coding sequence ATGCAGATAAGTGATCCGGAGTTTTTTAAGCAGATTCTTGAGATGTTCAGAATGGAAGCGCAGGAGCATCTTGAAACGATATCTTCCGGTGTTTCGAAGCTTAAACAGGGAGTTACAGGGCTTGAACGCAAGGAAGTTGTGGAAACTATATTCAGAGCAGCCCACAGCCTGAAAGGTGCTGCAAGGACAGTTGGAATAACTGATCTCGAAGAAATCGGCCAGGAGTTTGAGAAAATATTTTCAATGCTGAAGCAGAAGGAATCCATGCTGACAGATGATACTTTTGAAATTTTTGATATTGCAGAGAATCAGCTTGGGCTTCTGATAAAATCTGTTGACAAAGAAGGAAAGGTGCTGGGCGATAAATCAGAGCTTGTCAGGCTTATAAGCCAGATACATGAAAGAATATTGCTGCAAAACGCATAG
- a CDS encoding methyl-accepting chemotaxis protein, protein MLRNLKLKTKIFFIPFLAGIILLTIFITAGLIKTQNDKLLNSIRTEYLPVQVFNSELKSILQEMNSVVEHAALTRNKVLAKQADIIHQQFIAELSRAESDPVIKLSLMPDKNEYDSFSSAFLDVVDKISSGSSKNLINRSLQKLKPMHDTLNSIIQKNIVREKRNVSQAFSSIGSKNRLLIILIGLIIFIGLAMSMVLSIAVIKSVMEPLDIVVNVAEQVADGQLTIDIPETEGTDEMSSLLRTFRRMVISLREMAVQIKEASNALASSAGQISTSVTQIASAAAETASAATETNTTVEEVRQTAIDSNKKAKHVSESAQKSVKISQAGEKTVAETIEEMQRIEEQMESIAESIMRLSEHGQAISSIITTVEDVAEQSRLLAVNASIEAVKAGEQGKGFAVVAQEVRTLAEQSKQATNRIRAILDEIQKSTSEAVMKTEQGTKAVKSGVEQSAKSGETIQRLANSVTEAAQATTQIAVSSQEQTVGMDQVVSAMESIKQASNQNVSATKQVEAAAQDLYNLGQTLMDIVKLYKL, encoded by the coding sequence ATGTTAAGAAATCTGAAATTAAAGACAAAAATCTTTTTCATCCCTTTTCTTGCAGGAATTATACTGCTTACGATTTTTATTACAGCGGGCTTGATCAAAACCCAAAATGATAAGCTCCTGAATAGTATCCGCACAGAATATCTACCGGTTCAGGTTTTTAATTCCGAACTTAAATCAATACTTCAGGAAATGAATAGTGTTGTTGAACATGCTGCTTTGACACGAAACAAAGTTTTGGCAAAACAGGCAGATATCATTCATCAGCAATTCATAGCGGAATTATCAAGGGCAGAATCTGATCCTGTAATTAAACTTAGTCTAATGCCTGATAAAAATGAGTATGATAGTTTTTCCAGTGCTTTTCTGGATGTTGTTGATAAAATATCATCAGGCAGCAGTAAGAATCTAATTAATAGAAGTTTACAAAAATTAAAACCCATGCATGATACACTCAACTCAATAATTCAAAAAAATATTGTTAGAGAAAAAAGAAACGTTAGTCAGGCATTTTCCAGCATAGGGTCCAAAAACAGATTATTAATTATTTTAATAGGATTAATAATTTTTATTGGACTTGCAATGAGTATGGTATTATCAATAGCTGTAATAAAATCAGTAATGGAACCTCTTGACATTGTAGTTAATGTAGCAGAACAGGTTGCAGACGGCCAATTGACCATTGATATTCCGGAAACCGAAGGAACTGATGAAATGAGCTCACTCCTTAGAACTTTCAGGAGAATGGTTATAAGCCTCAGGGAAATGGCTGTACAGATCAAGGAGGCATCTAATGCACTTGCTTCTTCTGCCGGCCAGATTTCTACATCTGTAACTCAGATTGCATCTGCAGCTGCAGAAACAGCATCTGCTGCTACAGAGACAAATACAACTGTTGAAGAGGTCAGGCAGACTGCAATTGATTCGAACAAAAAAGCAAAGCATGTGTCGGAAAGTGCTCAAAAGTCTGTAAAAATTTCACAGGCAGGTGAGAAAACCGTTGCGGAAACAATTGAAGAGATGCAGAGGATTGAAGAGCAGATGGAATCTATTGCAGAAAGTATTATGCGTTTAAGTGAACATGGACAGGCAATAAGCAGTATTATTACTACTGTTGAGGACGTGGCAGAGCAGTCAAGATTATTGGCTGTTAATGCTTCAATTGAAGCTGTAAAAGCCGGAGAGCAAGGGAAGGGTTTTGCTGTTGTAGCACAAGAGGTCAGAACACTTGCTGAGCAGTCAAAACAGGCTACAAACCGAATAAGAGCAATTCTTGACGAAATTCAGAAATCTACGAGTGAAGCTGTTATGAAGACGGAGCAGGGTACAAAGGCCGTTAAATCCGGAGTGGAACAATCGGCAAAATCCGGTGAAACAATTCAAAGACTGGCTAACAGCGTTACTGAAGCAGCACAGGCCACTACCCAGATAGCAGTATCCAGCCAGGAACAGACAGTCGGCATGGATCAGGTTGTATCTGCAATGGAATCAATAAAACAGGCCAGTAATCAGAATGTAAGTGCAACAAAACAGGTGGAAGCTGCTGCTCAGGATCTTTACAATCTTGGACAGACTTTGATGGATATTGTGAAATTATATAAATTATAG
- a CDS encoding response regulator — MSMQDLRPIEADIEILVVEDSPTQAMHLKYILERRNYTVHMATNGKDALEMMRKRKPTIVISDILMPEMDGYEFCRQIRADEQLQYVPVILLTQLFDPRDVIRGLLSGADNFVTKPYSEQFLVSRIQYILANQELRKNSITEMGIEIIFAGQKHFITSDRMQILDLLFSTFENAVQRNQELEETNKELRRAIETIETINEVTGKLNRMLMPEDVARAIGDGVKKLIDYDECIVYSIDESKKYLIPIFAGQRQGEKNSDKVKKLKIGEGIVGLVYSRGKPEMVGDITKHPKARYLKNKNVPTYSVLAVPMQYENETMGVIALLKTGLHQFSESHMRTLLILAGQAGVAMENARLLQEEKRRIRQLSLINEISRKMVSTLDVEELSVYVVESIQNEFKEDTILLLVKDEDENKLVIGAHAGIESKKFHDGWILEKDSSAVWKAAKSGEVVTVNDIKKIKDLQPLIAGIRSEIAAPIKKGDKLLGVLHIMSKKSDSFNEKDSALMKMLADQIAMALENARLYESERKTSELAQQANRAKSEFLANMSHEIRTPMNSIIGFSDLLLQENLPEELVDFAKTIKLNGESLLEIINQILDLAKVETGRMEVDVVECNLSELVENVSQLLRPRVLDKGLKFKVSTEPEHLPYIESDSLKIRQIMVNLLGNSVKFTEDGEIGFSVNVRKQKNARGMLEVHVSDTGIGIAPNKHQAIFESFTQADASMTRRFGGTGLGLSLSKQMVELLGGKIWFESDLGKGTTFHFSVPVRIISEKVGVPVKKVQKAQIKAVGAGKGKTKQISIQTKKKRKEPLVLLIEDNGSAMELLQRYLKRDGYEVQCSTTGDDGILKAKFYRPDAIILEILLPGKMDGWEVLRNLKSSTLTKDIPVIVCSVLSNQKKAYSLGAVEYIEKPAQEKALLDTLHKSIGLSDKKNKEVLVVDDDKSVHVLFGKLLKSMGVIVKNFENGNDVVKYLESPHPIALVILDLLMPGVDGFEVLKKIKSSEKTKDIPVVIYTGKKLTSRDRSRLNENYALLLQKTSETPETLLNQLNNLVMPSLREAIDKAMQEEEEAVRILLAEDDPSGQKLMRLLLSQLGYAVDLAGTGQQVLDMLKKKDYDIVLMDMEMPVMDGFTATRKLRSMEKYKDMPIIALTAHAMKEHKKKTLEAGCTDYLSKPINRDKLQDILNKYLADPGVPEEKESKTEQTNLIADDPLMAELREFFIDDLSKKIKKFNEDMEKKDIDEVIRFGHSLKGTAGSYGFPVFSKLGAQIEDYGREGKWDEIASLQIAIVKEYKLLGVNDEA; from the coding sequence ATGTCAATGCAAGATTTAAGACCAATTGAAGCCGATATTGAAATATTAGTTGTGGAAGACAGTCCGACTCAGGCAATGCATTTAAAATACATACTTGAGCGGAGAAATTATACGGTACATATGGCAACGAACGGCAAGGATGCCCTTGAAATGATGCGGAAACGTAAACCGACTATCGTGATAAGTGACATTCTGATGCCTGAAATGGACGGGTACGAATTCTGCCGCCAGATACGTGCCGATGAACAGCTGCAATATGTCCCTGTAATCTTGTTAACACAACTTTTTGATCCGAGAGATGTGATAAGAGGTCTGCTCAGCGGAGCTGACAATTTTGTTACAAAACCCTACAGTGAACAATTCCTTGTTTCCAGAATTCAGTACATACTTGCAAATCAGGAACTTAGAAAGAACTCAATTACTGAAATGGGTATAGAAATTATTTTTGCAGGGCAGAAACATTTTATAACTTCCGACAGAATGCAGATTCTGGATCTTCTGTTTTCAACTTTTGAGAATGCTGTACAGAGAAATCAGGAACTTGAAGAGACTAATAAAGAATTGAGAAGAGCAATAGAGACAATAGAGACAATCAATGAAGTAACAGGCAAGTTGAACAGGATGCTTATGCCGGAAGATGTTGCACGTGCAATCGGAGACGGTGTCAAAAAACTCATTGACTATGATGAGTGTATTGTATATTCGATTGATGAAAGTAAAAAATATCTTATCCCGATATTTGCAGGCCAGAGACAGGGAGAGAAAAACAGCGATAAAGTTAAAAAGTTAAAAATCGGAGAAGGGATTGTGGGCCTTGTCTATTCCCGTGGAAAACCTGAAATGGTGGGGGATATAACAAAGCACCCCAAGGCCAGGTATCTGAAGAACAAAAATGTCCCGACATATTCCGTTCTTGCAGTACCTATGCAGTATGAAAACGAGACAATGGGAGTTATAGCACTGCTTAAAACAGGGCTGCATCAGTTCAGTGAATCCCACATGCGTACTCTTTTAATTCTTGCAGGACAGGCTGGAGTTGCAATGGAGAATGCCCGGCTCCTGCAGGAAGAGAAGAGGAGGATAAGACAGCTTTCTCTGATTAATGAGATTTCACGAAAAATGGTGTCAACTCTTGACGTGGAAGAACTAAGCGTTTATGTTGTAGAGTCAATTCAAAATGAATTCAAAGAGGATACAATACTGCTTCTCGTTAAAGATGAAGATGAGAATAAACTGGTAATTGGAGCTCATGCGGGTATTGAAAGTAAAAAATTCCATGACGGCTGGATTTTGGAAAAAGACTCCTCTGCTGTATGGAAGGCTGCAAAATCCGGTGAAGTTGTTACTGTAAATGATATTAAGAAAATAAAGGATCTGCAGCCGCTAATTGCAGGTATTCGTTCGGAAATAGCAGCCCCTATTAAGAAAGGGGATAAACTGCTTGGAGTTCTGCACATAATGAGTAAAAAGAGTGATTCGTTTAATGAAAAGGATTCCGCTTTAATGAAAATGCTTGCGGATCAGATTGCAATGGCACTTGAGAATGCAAGATTATATGAAAGCGAAAGAAAAACAAGTGAACTTGCACAGCAGGCTAACAGAGCAAAAAGTGAATTTCTTGCCAATATGAGTCATGAGATCAGGACTCCTATGAACAGCATTATAGGATTCTCCGATCTGCTGCTTCAGGAGAATCTGCCCGAAGAATTGGTCGATTTCGCAAAGACTATCAAGCTTAACGGTGAAAGCCTTCTGGAAATTATTAACCAGATTCTTGATCTGGCAAAGGTCGAAACAGGGCGTATGGAAGTGGATGTTGTGGAGTGTAATTTATCCGAACTTGTTGAAAATGTTTCACAGCTGCTCAGGCCGAGAGTTCTTGACAAAGGGCTTAAGTTTAAAGTTTCGACTGAACCTGAACATCTTCCGTATATTGAAAGCGACAGTCTTAAGATTCGTCAGATTATGGTTAATCTCCTCGGCAATTCGGTCAAATTTACTGAAGACGGGGAGATAGGGTTTAGTGTAAATGTACGGAAACAGAAGAATGCCAGAGGTATGCTGGAAGTACATGTATCAGATACCGGTATTGGAATAGCCCCGAACAAACATCAAGCTATATTTGAATCGTTCACTCAGGCTGATGCGTCAATGACACGCCGGTTTGGGGGAACAGGCCTTGGCCTATCATTGAGCAAGCAGATGGTTGAACTGTTAGGCGGCAAAATCTGGTTTGAATCTGACCTCGGAAAAGGGACTACATTCCACTTTAGCGTGCCTGTAAGGATAATTTCGGAAAAAGTCGGAGTTCCTGTTAAAAAAGTGCAGAAGGCACAAATAAAAGCTGTAGGTGCCGGAAAAGGAAAAACAAAGCAGATAAGTATACAGACAAAAAAGAAGCGTAAAGAGCCGCTTGTGCTTTTAATAGAAGATAACGGCAGTGCAATGGAACTGCTTCAGAGATATCTTAAACGTGACGGCTATGAAGTGCAGTGCAGTACAACAGGTGATGATGGAATTCTTAAGGCAAAATTCTACAGGCCTGATGCTATTATTCTGGAAATTTTATTACCTGGAAAGATGGACGGGTGGGAAGTGCTTAGAAATCTTAAATCAAGTACTTTAACCAAAGATATTCCGGTCATAGTATGTTCCGTACTTTCAAACCAGAAAAAGGCGTACAGCCTTGGTGCAGTGGAGTATATTGAAAAGCCTGCACAGGAGAAGGCCCTTCTTGATACTTTACACAAGTCCATAGGGCTGAGTGATAAGAAAAATAAGGAAGTCCTTGTTGTAGATGATGACAAATCCGTACACGTGCTTTTCGGCAAACTTCTTAAAAGCATGGGTGTAATTGTGAAGAATTTTGAGAATGGGAATGATGTAGTAAAGTATCTTGAAAGCCCGCATCCTATTGCACTTGTAATACTGGATCTTTTAATGCCTGGTGTAGACGGGTTTGAGGTTCTTAAAAAGATCAAATCTTCAGAAAAGACAAAAGATATACCAGTTGTTATTTATACAGGTAAAAAACTTACTTCAAGAGACAGATCCCGGCTTAATGAAAATTATGCACTTCTTTTACAGAAAACAAGTGAAACGCCTGAAACACTGTTAAATCAGCTTAATAATCTTGTTATGCCGTCTCTCAGAGAGGCAATTGATAAAGCAATGCAGGAAGAGGAAGAGGCTGTAAGAATTCTTCTTGCAGAGGACGATCCTTCGGGGCAGAAACTAATGCGGCTTCTTTTAAGTCAGTTGGGATATGCTGTAGACCTTGCAGGTACAGGCCAGCAGGTTCTTGATATGCTTAAAAAGAAAGATTATGATATTGTGCTTATGGATATGGAAATGCCTGTAATGGATGGCTTTACTGCAACGCGCAAGCTTAGAAGTATGGAGAAATACAAGGATATGCCGATAATTGCGCTTACTGCACATGCAATGAAGGAACACAAGAAAAAGACACTTGAGGCAGGATGTACGGATTATCTGTCAAAACCTATAAATCGCGACAAATTGCAGGATATCCTCAATAAATACCTTGCAGACCCCGGCGTACCGGAGGAAAAAGAATCAAAAACGGAACAGACAAATTTGATTGCAGATGACCCACTTATGGCTGAACTAAGAGAATTCTTCATTGATGACCTGTCTAAAAAGATAAAGAAATTTAATGAGGATATGGAAAAGAAGGATATTGATGAAGTTATAAGATTCGGCCATTCTCTTAAAGGCACAGCAGGATCATACGGATTCCCTGTTTTTTCCAAACTTGGTGCTCAGATAGAAGATTACGGCCGTGAAGGCAAGTGGGATGAAATAGCATCTCTGCAAATTGCTATTGTAAAAGAGTATAAACTGCTTGGAGTTAATGATGAAGCCTGA
- a CDS encoding hybrid sensor histidine kinase/response regulator: MMKNDDDFLKELLSMFKVEAEEHLKIISSGLIDLEKASDGDRLEILEIIYREAHSLKGAARAVNLIKVEHLCQALESIFALFKSGELNPSREIFDVLLDAVDVVSDAVDSPDSTDINNIYNKLERIENMSVKTVSESEVKKNIKKQATNKRKPVTVKKKETGSKKVTESHKKEDVPEIKDDIKNVKRVDTKPIVTDTIRIPTSRMDSILLQVEEMVSTKLGTEQVTTDLKEVLITMDIWRKEWEKVYSSIRRGPSGRLEILDKNSSEAEAEFFNWNFHQLRDVDDKLNYVYKLAEINFRQLSGMIDNLLEDMKTILMLPFSTLLKLVPKVVRDISRDQDKDVELVMRGSTTEVDRRILEEIKDPLIHLLRNCIDHGIEKPEERKKTGKPEQGIISISISQIEGDKIEIVVEDDGAGINPEKVKKTAVQRGIISEQEARHLSEKEAISLIFESDLSTSPIITDISGRGLGLAIVREKVEKLGGLIQLETETGKRTRFRIVIPVTLATFRGTLIEAGGNSFVVPTVNVERAMRLPVKKIKTVENKRVVTIHNKMISLIHLSDVLGLRRDVGTAAQSDMLQFVIIRSANKMVALGVDSVVNEQEFLVKGLGKQIIRVKNIAGATILGSGKVVPILNVPDIIKSAEKVISSPLQEVSMQKKQEEKKSILIAEDSITSRTLLKNILESAGYSVKATVDGADAFSALRSGRYDLVVSDVEMPRMNGFELVSNIRKNRSTTDTPVILVTGLESKEDRERGIEVGANAYIVKRSFDQSNLLDVISKLI; the protein is encoded by the coding sequence ATGATGAAAAACGATGACGACTTTCTTAAAGAGCTTTTATCTATGTTTAAGGTGGAGGCAGAAGAACATCTGAAAATTATATCTTCAGGCCTTATAGATCTTGAGAAAGCATCAGACGGTGACAGACTTGAAATTTTAGAAATAATTTACAGGGAAGCGCACAGTTTAAAAGGTGCAGCAAGAGCTGTAAATCTTATCAAAGTAGAACATTTATGCCAGGCTCTTGAAAGTATTTTTGCTTTATTTAAAAGCGGGGAACTTAATCCGTCAAGAGAAATATTTGATGTACTGCTTGATGCTGTTGATGTTGTATCAGATGCGGTTGATTCTCCTGATTCTACTGATATTAATAATATTTACAACAAACTTGAGCGCATTGAAAACATGAGCGTGAAAACTGTATCAGAAAGTGAAGTCAAAAAAAATATTAAAAAGCAGGCAACAAATAAAAGGAAACCAGTTACTGTTAAAAAGAAAGAAACCGGTAGTAAAAAAGTAACTGAATCTCATAAAAAAGAAGATGTACCAGAAATAAAAGATGACATAAAAAATGTTAAAAGAGTGGATACCAAACCAATTGTCACAGATACAATACGTATCCCCACGTCAAGAATGGATTCTATCCTTCTTCAGGTTGAAGAAATGGTTTCTACCAAGCTTGGGACGGAGCAGGTTACAACTGATCTCAAAGAGGTCCTTATTACAATGGACATCTGGAGAAAGGAATGGGAAAAAGTATATTCTTCAATAAGAAGAGGGCCGTCAGGCAGATTGGAAATTCTAGATAAAAATTCGAGCGAAGCTGAAGCAGAGTTTTTTAATTGGAATTTTCATCAATTGAGAGATGTTGATGACAAGCTTAACTATGTTTATAAACTTGCAGAAATAAATTTCCGTCAATTAAGCGGAATGATTGACAATCTTCTCGAAGATATGAAAACCATATTAATGCTGCCGTTTTCAACACTTTTAAAGTTGGTTCCGAAAGTGGTCAGGGATATCAGCCGGGATCAGGATAAGGATGTTGAGCTTGTTATGCGCGGCAGTACTACGGAAGTTGACAGAAGAATACTTGAAGAGATAAAAGACCCTCTCATCCATCTTTTAAGGAACTGTATTGATCATGGTATTGAAAAACCAGAGGAAAGAAAAAAAACAGGGAAGCCGGAACAGGGGATAATATCCATATCAATTTCTCAGATTGAAGGCGATAAAATTGAAATAGTGGTGGAAGACGACGGCGCAGGGATTAATCCTGAAAAAGTTAAGAAAACTGCTGTTCAAAGAGGGATAATAAGTGAGCAGGAAGCCAGGCATCTGAGTGAGAAAGAAGCTATTTCTCTTATTTTTGAATCAGATCTCTCTACCAGCCCGATAATTACTGATATCTCAGGAAGAGGCCTCGGGCTTGCGATAGTACGTGAAAAAGTAGAAAAATTGGGCGGCTTGATTCAATTAGAGACAGAGACTGGTAAAAGGACACGCTTTCGTATTGTGATACCTGTTACACTTGCTACTTTTCGGGGTACCCTGATAGAGGCCGGAGGGAATAGTTTTGTTGTGCCGACTGTAAATGTGGAACGTGCAATGAGGCTGCCGGTTAAAAAAATAAAAACAGTTGAGAATAAAAGAGTAGTAACAATTCACAATAAAATGATTTCTTTAATCCACTTGAGCGATGTGCTTGGGTTGAGGCGTGATGTCGGAACTGCAGCACAATCAGATATGCTGCAGTTTGTTATAATCAGATCTGCAAATAAAATGGTTGCACTCGGAGTGGATTCAGTAGTCAATGAACAGGAGTTTTTAGTTAAAGGCCTCGGAAAACAGATAATTCGTGTAAAAAATATTGCAGGAGCAACGATTCTTGGATCGGGAAAGGTGGTGCCTATTCTTAATGTCCCGGATATTATCAAATCCGCAGAAAAAGTAATATCTTCCCCCCTGCAGGAGGTATCAATGCAAAAAAAACAGGAAGAAAAGAAGTCTATACTTATTGCAGAAGATTCAATAACATCACGAACGCTGCTTAAAAATATTCTTGAATCAGCAGGATATTCTGTTAAAGCAACTGTTGACGGTGCTGATGCTTTTTCAGCTTTGCGAAGCGGCAGGTATGACCTTGTAGTCTCTGATGTGGAAATGCCGAGAATGAACGGTTTTGAACTTGTGTCAAATATCAGGAAAAACAGATCAACAACAGACACTCCTGTGATTCTTGTAACAGGGCTTGAGTCCAAGGAAGACAGGGAGAGAGGTATTGAAGTAGGAGCTAACGCCTACATTGTAAAAAGAAGTTTTGATCAGAGTAATTTACTTGATGTTATAAGTAAGCTAATTTAG